A stretch of the Chitiniphilus purpureus genome encodes the following:
- a CDS encoding MFS transporter, with amino-acid sequence MQAAPPRTAGLFAIGGFYFCYFGFTGLFQPYWGVYLAALSFPAWQIGILTSLTQINRIYAPAIWGWLADRTGRRALILRLAGVGSLAGFVGLLFTQHFAGMFVALLIATFFWSAALPLVEALTMGLLQGNGARYARLRVWGSIGFIVSSVLAGYWMQAMGVTVLPVTVVAVMTGLALYAWMLPHPAPLAHETVPAAPFGQILRRREVRLVFLGCFLMLLSHGPYYSFYSIYITDHGVPASSIGWLWTLGVVAEIAVFMMMSRLTARWTQQALFLSTFVVAAARWLLIGWGAPSLPWLLLAQLGHAFTFAVCHATAMGYVHRHFAGPHQAKGQALYIGVSFGAGGSLGGLLAGAGWALLGGQWVFTLAAVAAAVGGWCCYRGLAAGEGDALRSVAHD; translated from the coding sequence ATGCAGGCCGCGCCGCCACGTACCGCCGGTCTGTTTGCGATCGGCGGTTTCTATTTCTGCTATTTCGGCTTCACCGGCCTGTTCCAGCCCTACTGGGGCGTCTATCTGGCGGCGTTGTCGTTTCCTGCCTGGCAGATCGGCATCCTGACCTCGCTCACCCAGATCAACCGCATCTACGCGCCGGCGATCTGGGGCTGGCTGGCCGACCGTACCGGCAGGCGGGCGCTGATCCTGCGTCTGGCGGGCGTGGGCAGCCTCGCAGGCTTTGTCGGCCTGCTGTTCACCCAGCACTTTGCCGGCATGTTTGTCGCGCTCCTGATCGCCACCTTCTTCTGGAGCGCGGCGCTGCCGCTGGTCGAGGCACTGACCATGGGCCTGTTGCAGGGCAACGGTGCCCGCTACGCACGGCTGCGGGTGTGGGGCTCGATCGGCTTCATCGTCTCCTCGGTGCTGGCCGGTTACTGGATGCAGGCGATGGGTGTGACGGTGTTGCCGGTGACGGTGGTGGCAGTGATGACCGGGCTGGCCCTCTACGCCTGGATGCTGCCCCATCCGGCACCGCTTGCCCACGAGACCGTACCCGCTGCGCCGTTCGGCCAGATCCTGCGCCGACGCGAGGTGCGGCTGGTGTTCCTCGGTTGCTTCCTGATGCTGCTCTCGCACGGCCCTTACTACAGCTTCTATTCGATCTACATCACCGACCACGGCGTGCCGGCCAGCAGCATCGGCTGGCTGTGGACGCTGGGTGTGGTGGCCGAGATCGCCGTGTTCATGATGATGAGCCGCCTGACGGCGCGCTGGACGCAACAGGCGCTGTTTCTTTCCACCTTCGTCGTAGCGGCGGCGCGCTGGCTGCTGATCGGCTGGGGCGCACCGTCGCTGCCCTGGCTGTTGCTGGCACAGCTGGGGCATGCCTTCACCTTTGCCGTCTGCCATGCCACTGCCATGGGCTATGTGCATCGGCATTTTGCCGGCCCGCATCAGGCCAAGGGGCAGGCCTTGTATATCGGGGTGTCGTTCGGCGCCGGCGGCAGCCTGGGTGGACTGCTCGCCGGTGCTGGTTGGGCGCTGCTGGGCGGGCAATGGGTCTTCACGCTCGCCGCCGTGGCGGCTGCGGTGGGCGGGTGGTGCTGCTATCGCGGCCTGGCGGCAGGTGAAGGGGATGCGCTACGCAGCGTGGCTCACGACTAG
- the aroF gene encoding 3-deoxy-7-phosphoheptulonate synthase, which translates to MIIVMQRQATDAQIDAVVAHIRAAGLREHVSRGAELVVIGAIGDENLLDAGHVEILPGVERATRVTKQYKIVARALHPAGSVVKVRGVPIGGEQIQVIAGPCSVETQAQMDEAAAGVAAAGCRLMRGGAFKPRTSPYAFQGLGVIGLEYFQRAAQRYKLPVVTELMDVRMLDTFMEYDVDVIQIGARNMQNFDLLKEVGRVNKPVILKRGLSATLSEWLMAAEYIAAGGNHSIIFCERGIRTFETAYRNVLDITAIPALKRETHLPVIVDPSHAAGKAWMVPALAQAAIAAGADGLLIEMHPNPCEAWCDADQALAPDELQALMRTLAAVAAAVGRTL; encoded by the coding sequence ATGATCATCGTGATGCAACGCCAGGCCACCGACGCACAGATCGACGCGGTGGTGGCGCATATCCGCGCGGCCGGTCTGCGCGAGCATGTCTCGCGCGGTGCCGAACTGGTCGTCATCGGTGCGATCGGCGACGAGAACCTGCTCGATGCCGGCCATGTCGAGATCCTGCCCGGCGTGGAGCGCGCCACCCGGGTGACCAAGCAATACAAGATCGTCGCGCGCGCCCTGCATCCTGCAGGCTCAGTGGTGAAGGTGCGCGGCGTGCCCATCGGCGGCGAGCAGATCCAAGTGATCGCCGGGCCCTGTTCGGTGGAGACGCAGGCGCAGATGGACGAAGCCGCCGCCGGGGTGGCCGCGGCCGGCTGCCGGCTGATGCGCGGCGGCGCGTTCAAGCCGCGTACCAGTCCCTATGCCTTCCAGGGCCTGGGTGTCATCGGGCTGGAGTATTTCCAGCGCGCGGCGCAGCGGTACAAGCTGCCGGTGGTGACCGAGCTGATGGATGTGCGGATGCTCGACACCTTCATGGAATACGATGTCGACGTCATCCAGATCGGCGCACGCAACATGCAGAACTTCGACCTGCTCAAGGAAGTGGGGCGGGTCAACAAACCGGTCATCCTCAAGCGTGGGCTGTCCGCCACATTGAGCGAATGGCTGATGGCGGCCGAGTACATCGCCGCCGGCGGCAACCACAGCATCATCTTCTGCGAGCGTGGCATCCGCACCTTCGAGACGGCCTACCGCAATGTGCTGGACATCACCGCCATCCCGGCGCTCAAACGCGAGACCCACCTGCCGGTGATCGTCGACCCCAGCCACGCCGCCGGCAAGGCATGGATGGTGCCCGCCTTGGCGCAGGCCGCCATCGCAGCAGGCGCGGACGGCCTGCTGATCGAAATGCATCCCAACCCGTGCGAAGCCTGGTGCGATGCCGATCAGGCGCTTGCGCCGGATGAGTTGCAGGCACTGATGCGCACCCTGGCCGCGGTCGCCGCCGCGGTCGGGCGCACCCTCTGA
- a CDS encoding prephenate dehydrogenase has product MVRKLVLLGTGLIGGSFALALKRAQQVAQVVGVGRSQANLERALELGVIDAASQDPAQAVQGADLVLIAAPVGQMQPLMQAIAPNLAGDCLVTDAGSTKRDVVGLYRAHLAAHLPACVPGHPIAGSDLSGAAAARYGLYEGRRVVLTPLPESAPEAIERLETLWRLCGAAVYRMSPEEHDSVFAAVSHVPHLVAFAYMNALLEHGNVAQCLDFAATGFRDFTRIAGSHPEMWRDIALANREAVLADLQRNVGQLQALIHLLEAGDAAGLTHYIERASSTRVAWEARTKGLSKP; this is encoded by the coding sequence ATGGTGCGCAAACTCGTACTGCTCGGTACGGGACTGATCGGCGGTTCCTTTGCGCTCGCGCTCAAGCGCGCGCAGCAGGTGGCGCAGGTGGTCGGGGTTGGCCGCAGCCAGGCCAATCTGGAGCGCGCGCTGGAACTCGGGGTGATCGACGCGGCAAGCCAGGACCCTGCGCAGGCGGTGCAGGGCGCCGATCTGGTGCTGATCGCGGCGCCGGTGGGCCAGATGCAGCCGTTGATGCAGGCGATCGCGCCGAATCTGGCAGGCGATTGCCTGGTGACCGACGCCGGCTCCACCAAGCGCGACGTGGTCGGGCTCTACCGCGCCCATCTGGCTGCGCACCTGCCGGCCTGCGTACCCGGCCACCCGATCGCCGGTTCCGACCTGTCCGGCGCCGCGGCTGCGCGCTACGGCCTCTACGAAGGGCGCCGCGTGGTGCTGACGCCCCTGCCCGAATCGGCCCCGGAGGCGATCGAGCGGTTGGAAACCCTGTGGCGGCTGTGCGGCGCAGCGGTGTACCGGATGTCGCCCGAAGAGCACGACTCGGTCTTTGCCGCGGTCAGCCACGTGCCGCATCTGGTGGCGTTCGCCTACATGAATGCGCTGCTCGAACACGGCAACGTGGCGCAGTGCCTCGATTTCGCCGCCACCGGGTTTCGCGACTTCACCCGCATCGCCGGCTCGCATCCCGAAATGTGGCGGGATATCGCGCTGGCCAACCGCGAGGCGGTGCTGGCCGATCTGCAGCGCAATGTCGGCCAGTTGCAGGCACTGATCCACCTGCTCGAAGCCGGCGATGCCGCCGGGCTCACCCATTACATCGAGCGCGCCAGCAGCACGCGCGTGGCCTGGGAGGCGCGCACCAAGGGCCTGTCCAAGCCGTGA
- the cmk gene encoding (d)CMP kinase — MSLVSIIAIDGPSASGKGTVAQRVAERLGFHYLDSGALYRLAALAAGRRGVDWDDETGVASVAAALDAVFAGERVWLDGDEVSTAIRSEAIGVGASRVAALPAVRAALLARQRAFAQMPGLVADGRDMGSVVFPHAGLKIFLTASAAVRAERRYRQLIARGEPADLAAITAELEARDARDRDRAVAPLQQQPDALLLDSSGMDIDSAVAQVLDWWQARSSA, encoded by the coding sequence ATGAGCCTGGTATCCATCATCGCCATCGACGGCCCCTCGGCGTCGGGCAAGGGCACCGTGGCCCAGCGCGTCGCCGAGCGGCTGGGTTTCCATTACCTGGATTCGGGGGCGCTCTATCGCCTGGCGGCATTGGCGGCGGGGCGGCGGGGCGTGGACTGGGATGACGAGACCGGCGTCGCCAGCGTGGCGGCAGCACTCGATGCCGTGTTCGCCGGCGAACGCGTCTGGCTGGATGGCGACGAGGTCAGCACGGCGATCCGCAGCGAGGCGATCGGCGTGGGCGCATCGCGCGTGGCCGCCTTGCCGGCGGTGCGTGCCGCGCTGTTGGCGCGGCAGCGTGCCTTTGCGCAGATGCCGGGTCTGGTCGCTGACGGGCGCGACATGGGCTCGGTGGTGTTTCCGCATGCCGGACTCAAGATCTTCCTGACCGCCAGCGCCGCCGTGCGCGCCGAACGGCGCTACCGGCAATTGATCGCCCGCGGCGAGCCCGCGGATCTGGCGGCCATCACCGCCGAACTGGAAGCGCGCGATGCGCGCGACCGCGACCGCGCGGTCGCGCCGCTGCAGCAACAGCCCGATGCCCTGCTGCTGGATAGCAGTGGCATGGACATCGACAGCGCGGTGGCGCAGGTGCTGGACTGGTGGCAGGCCCGGTCGTCAGCGTGA
- the rpsA gene encoding 30S ribosomal protein S1 → MESFAALFEESLKNQEMRSGEVITAEVVGVDHNFVTVNAGLKSESLIPLEEFKNDRGEVEVKVGDFVPVAIDSLENGYGETKLSREKAKRLASWIELEDALEKGAVMTGVISGKVKGGLTVMVSGLRAFLPGSLVDIRPVKDTTPFEGKQIEFKVIKLDRKRNNVVVSRRAVLEESLGEERQKLLETLKEGVVVKGVVKNITDYGAFVDLGGIDGLLHITDLAWRRVKHPSEVLAVGDEVEAKVLKFDQEKNRVSLGLKQLGEDPWVGLSRRYPQGTRLFGKVTNLTDYGAFVEIEQGIEGLVHVSEMDWTNKNVHPSKVVSLGDEVEVMILDIDEEKRRISLGMKQCMANPWDEFQENFKKGDKIKGAIKSITDFGVFVGLPGGIDGLVHLSDLSWHVAGEEAVRNFKKGDEVEALVLSIDTEKERISLGIKQLEGDPFSNFVSTNDKGAIVKGTVKSLDPKGAVIGLSEDVEGYLRATEVSRDRVEDIRSVLKEGDEVEAMIINVDRKNRSINLSIKAKDLGEEKAAISQLSSDATAGTTNLGALLKAKLSGSNE, encoded by the coding sequence ATGGAGAGCTTTGCCGCCCTGTTCGAGGAAAGCCTCAAGAACCAGGAAATGCGTTCTGGCGAGGTGATCACCGCGGAGGTCGTCGGTGTCGACCATAACTTCGTCACCGTCAATGCCGGCCTGAAGTCCGAATCCCTGATCCCCCTGGAAGAATTCAAGAACGACCGCGGCGAAGTCGAAGTCAAGGTCGGCGATTTCGTTCCGGTGGCGATCGACAGCCTCGAGAACGGCTACGGCGAGACCAAGCTGTCGCGCGAAAAGGCCAAGCGCCTTGCGTCCTGGATCGAGCTGGAAGATGCGCTGGAGAAGGGCGCTGTGATGACCGGTGTGATCTCCGGCAAGGTGAAGGGCGGCCTGACCGTGATGGTCAGCGGTCTGCGCGCCTTCCTGCCCGGTTCGCTGGTCGATATCCGTCCGGTCAAGGACACCACGCCGTTCGAAGGCAAGCAGATCGAATTCAAGGTGATCAAGCTTGATCGCAAGCGCAACAACGTGGTCGTCTCGCGCCGCGCCGTGCTGGAGGAAAGCCTCGGCGAAGAGCGCCAGAAGCTGCTCGAGACCCTCAAGGAAGGCGTGGTGGTCAAGGGCGTGGTCAAGAACATCACCGACTACGGCGCATTCGTCGACCTGGGCGGTATCGACGGCCTGTTGCACATCACCGACCTGGCATGGCGCCGTGTCAAGCACCCGAGCGAAGTGCTGGCCGTGGGCGACGAAGTCGAAGCCAAGGTGCTCAAGTTCGACCAGGAAAAGAACCGCGTCTCGCTGGGCCTCAAGCAACTGGGCGAAGATCCGTGGGTGGGCCTGTCGCGTCGCTACCCGCAAGGCACCCGCCTGTTCGGCAAGGTGACCAACCTGACCGACTACGGCGCGTTCGTCGAGATCGAACAAGGCATCGAAGGTCTGGTGCACGTGTCCGAGATGGATTGGACCAACAAGAACGTCCATCCGTCCAAGGTGGTGTCGCTGGGTGACGAGGTCGAGGTGATGATCCTCGACATCGACGAGGAAAAGCGCCGTATCAGCCTTGGCATGAAGCAGTGCATGGCCAATCCCTGGGACGAGTTCCAGGAGAACTTCAAGAAGGGCGACAAGATCAAGGGTGCCATCAAGTCGATCACCGACTTCGGCGTGTTCGTCGGCCTGCCCGGCGGCATCGATGGCCTCGTGCACCTGTCCGACCTGTCCTGGCACGTGGCGGGCGAGGAAGCCGTGCGCAACTTCAAGAAGGGCGACGAAGTCGAGGCACTGGTGCTGTCGATCGATACCGAGAAGGAACGCATCAGCCTGGGCATCAAGCAGCTCGAAGGCGATCCGTTCAGCAACTTCGTGTCGACCAATGACAAGGGTGCCATCGTCAAGGGCACGGTCAAGTCGCTCGATCCCAAGGGCGCTGTGATCGGGCTGTCCGAGGACGTGGAAGGCTACCTGCGCGCGACCGAAGTCTCGCGCGACCGCGTCGAAGACATCCGTTCGGTGCTCAAGGAAGGCGACGAGGTCGAAGCCATGATCATCAACGTCGATCGCAAGAACCGCTCGATCAACCTGTCGATCAAAGCCAAGGACCTGGGCGAGGAGAAGGCAGCGATCAGCCAGCTGTCCTCCGACGCCACTGCCGGCACCACCAATCTTGGCGCGCTGCTCAAGGCCAAGCTTTCCGGTTCGAACGAATAA
- a CDS encoding integration host factor subunit beta, which translates to MTKSELIAKLTARYPQLVAKDAELAVKTILDAMGKSLAQGRRIEIRGFGSFDLNYRPPRMGRNPKSGSKVEVPEKFVPHFKAGKELRERVDALL; encoded by the coding sequence GTGACCAAGTCCGAACTCATTGCAAAGCTCACTGCCCGCTATCCGCAGCTGGTGGCGAAAGATGCTGAGTTGGCCGTCAAGACCATTCTCGATGCGATGGGCAAGAGCCTGGCTCAAGGCCGTCGCATCGAGATTCGCGGCTTCGGCAGCTTCGACCTGAACTATCGTCCCCCCAGAATGGGGCGCAATCCGAAATCCGGCAGCAAAGTCGAGGTTCCGGAGAAATTCGTGCCGCATTTCAAGGCGGGCAAGGAGCTGCGCGAGCGCGTCGATGCGCTCCTGTAG
- a CDS encoding LapA family protein, translated as MRYLLWLIKFLLFALLFGFAMNNADPVSLRFFLGYAWQAPLALVLLVFFVAGAALGVLAALAQVVRQRRELAALRKELRTRTAPPAPVAPDPLLEQPRDAV; from the coding sequence ATGCGTTATCTGCTCTGGCTGATCAAGTTCCTGTTGTTCGCCCTCCTGTTCGGCTTTGCCATGAACAATGCCGACCCGGTCTCGCTCAGATTCTTCCTGGGATACGCCTGGCAGGCACCGCTGGCGCTGGTGCTGCTGGTGTTCTTTGTCGCCGGCGCGGCACTGGGGGTGCTGGCAGCGCTGGCGCAGGTGGTCCGGCAGCGGCGGGAGCTGGCGGCCCTGCGCAAGGAACTGCGTACAAGGACGGCGCCGCCCGCGCCGGTCGCGCCCGATCCGCTGCTCGAACAACCGCGCGACGCCGTATAA
- the lapB gene encoding lipopolysaccharide assembly protein LapB, whose product MSDFPYWWLIVLPVFFGLGWLAARVDIKHVLSETRSLPAAYFKGLNFLLNGQTNQAVDVYVDIARHHAETVDLQFTLGHLFRRRGELERAIRMHQKLLERRDLSETQRQSAQFELAKDFLKAGLFDRAETLLTELQNTDYARRARNELLAVYQQEKDWQKAIETAQQLRDESQSYQHEIAQFHCELAEQAFARSQQQVAQQHLNAALAENRQCARAKLLLGEIEQGCGRHQQAIDLWLDVESQDALALALIARKLLASYDALGRGEEGTLLLLRLLGQYPELDVLDLVYERLMAQRGLDAAYEFVREQLKAHPTMPGLRKVLEAHLLVAPDDQKYELEIIGKLLTEATREQTLYYCSTCGFKARQYFWHCPACSEWETYPPVRGRKNRTA is encoded by the coding sequence ATGTCCGATTTCCCCTACTGGTGGTTGATTGTCTTGCCCGTGTTCTTCGGCCTGGGCTGGCTGGCCGCGCGTGTCGACATCAAACACGTGCTGTCCGAGACCCGCTCGTTGCCGGCCGCCTATTTCAAGGGTCTCAACTTCCTGCTCAACGGCCAGACCAACCAGGCGGTCGATGTGTATGTCGATATCGCCCGCCACCATGCCGAGACAGTGGACCTGCAGTTCACGCTTGGCCACCTCTTCCGCCGCCGCGGCGAGCTGGAGCGGGCCATCCGCATGCACCAGAAGCTCCTGGAGCGGCGCGACCTGAGCGAGACGCAACGCCAGTCCGCGCAATTCGAGCTGGCGAAGGATTTCCTCAAGGCCGGCCTGTTCGACCGCGCCGAGACGCTATTGACCGAGCTGCAGAACACCGACTACGCGCGCCGGGCGCGCAACGAGCTGCTGGCGGTGTACCAGCAGGAAAAGGATTGGCAGAAGGCGATCGAGACCGCGCAACAGCTGCGTGATGAAAGCCAAAGCTACCAGCACGAGATCGCGCAGTTCCATTGCGAGCTGGCCGAGCAGGCGTTTGCGCGTTCGCAGCAGCAGGTGGCGCAACAGCATCTGAATGCGGCGCTCGCGGAGAACCGGCAGTGCGCCCGCGCCAAGCTGCTGTTGGGTGAGATCGAGCAGGGCTGCGGCCGCCACCAGCAGGCGATCGACCTTTGGCTGGATGTCGAGAGCCAGGATGCGCTGGCGCTGGCGCTGATCGCACGCAAGCTGCTGGCGTCGTACGACGCGCTCGGACGGGGTGAGGAGGGCACCTTGCTGCTGCTGCGGCTGCTGGGCCAGTATCCCGAGCTGGATGTGCTGGATCTGGTCTACGAACGCCTGATGGCACAGCGTGGCCTGGATGCCGCCTACGAGTTCGTACGCGAGCAGCTCAAGGCCCACCCGACCATGCCCGGCCTGCGCAAGGTGCTGGAAGCGCACCTGCTGGTCGCGCCCGATGACCAGAAGTATGAGCTGGAGATCATCGGCAAGCTGCTGACCGAGGCCACCCGGGAGCAGACCCTCTACTACTGCAGCACCTGCGGTTTCAAGGCCCGCCAGTATTTCTGGCATTGCCCGGCATGCTCGGAATGGGAAACCTATCCGCCGGTGCGGGGACGCAAGAACCGCACCGCATAA
- the pyrF gene encoding orotidine-5'-phosphate decarboxylase: protein MSKSDPRVIVALDYPDAAGALAFAARVSPVLCRLKVGKELFTAAGPQLLEQLAARGFEVFLDLKFHDIPNTVAQACKVAASLGVWMVNVHASGGRRMMETTQEALAALSQPPLLIAVTVLTSMDAAGLAELGLPEPAVQVERLARLAHASGLDGVVCSAQEAALLKAACGADFKLVTPGIRPPDASLDDQQRVMTPQAAIAAGSDYLVIGRPITRSADPVATLTQINQQIAG from the coding sequence ATGTCCAAATCCGATCCACGCGTCATTGTGGCGCTCGATTATCCCGATGCCGCCGGCGCGCTTGCGTTCGCCGCACGCGTCTCGCCGGTGCTGTGCCGGCTCAAGGTCGGCAAGGAGCTCTTCACCGCCGCCGGGCCGCAGCTCCTGGAACAGCTCGCCGCACGCGGCTTCGAGGTCTTCCTCGATCTGAAATTCCACGACATCCCCAATACCGTGGCGCAGGCGTGCAAGGTGGCGGCCAGCCTTGGCGTATGGATGGTGAATGTGCATGCCTCGGGCGGGCGCCGGATGATGGAAACCACGCAGGAGGCGTTGGCGGCGCTGTCGCAGCCGCCGCTGCTGATCGCTGTCACCGTACTGACCAGCATGGATGCGGCCGGGCTTGCCGAACTGGGGCTGCCTGAGCCCGCGGTCCAGGTCGAGCGCCTTGCGCGCCTCGCGCATGCCTCTGGGCTGGACGGTGTGGTCTGCTCGGCGCAGGAGGCGGCGCTGCTCAAGGCCGCGTGCGGGGCGGATTTCAAATTGGTGACCCCGGGCATCCGCCCGCCGGATGCCAGCCTTGACGATCAGCAGCGCGTGATGACCCCGCAGGCCGCCATTGCCGCAGGCAGCGACTACCTGGTGATCGGCCGGCCCATCACCCGCAGCGCCGACCCGGTGGCGACGCTGACCCAGATCAACCAACAGATCGCAGGCTGA
- a CDS encoding UDP-glucose dehydrogenase family protein → MKITVIGSGYVGLVTGACLSEHGNDVLCLDVDSRKIEMLQRGEIPIHEPGLEEIVRRNAAAGRLRFTTDLAASVAHGTVQFIAVGTPPDEDGSADLQYVLAAARNIARHMTDYKVVVDKSTVPVGTADKVKAAIAEELAARGIALPYSVVSNPEFLKEGAAVEDFMKPDRIVIGADDERAVHVMRSIYLPFQRNHDRTLVMDVRSAELTKYAANAMLATRISFMNELANLAEVLGADIELVRRGIGSDPRIGYSFLYPGVGYGGSCFPKDVKALCRTAQEHDMDLRVLQAVEAANDVQKMRLVHKVTARLGENLAGRRFALWGLAFKPRTDDMREAPSLVIVNELLSRGATVCAFDPVAMHEARRILGDRIDYADSPLAALAGADALLVVTEWKEFQCPDFERIKALLKQPLIFDGRNLFDPLAVKEYGIEYEAIGRR, encoded by the coding sequence ATGAAGATCACCGTCATTGGCAGCGGCTACGTCGGCTTGGTGACCGGCGCCTGCCTCTCCGAGCACGGCAACGACGTGCTGTGTCTGGACGTGGACTCGCGCAAGATCGAGATGCTGCAGCGCGGGGAGATCCCCATCCATGAACCCGGTCTTGAGGAGATCGTCCGGCGTAACGCCGCGGCAGGCCGGCTGCGCTTTACCACCGACCTAGCGGCTTCGGTGGCGCATGGCACGGTGCAGTTCATCGCGGTCGGCACGCCGCCGGACGAGGACGGCTCGGCCGATCTGCAATACGTGCTGGCGGCGGCGCGCAATATCGCGCGGCATATGACCGACTACAAGGTGGTGGTGGATAAATCCACCGTCCCGGTCGGCACGGCCGACAAGGTGAAGGCCGCCATCGCCGAGGAGCTCGCCGCCCGAGGCATCGCCCTGCCGTACAGCGTGGTCTCCAATCCCGAATTCCTGAAGGAAGGCGCCGCGGTCGAGGATTTCATGAAACCCGACCGCATCGTGATCGGTGCCGACGATGAGCGGGCCGTCCATGTGATGCGCAGCATCTATCTGCCGTTCCAGCGCAACCACGATCGCACGCTGGTGATGGACGTGCGTTCGGCCGAGCTGACCAAATATGCCGCCAATGCCATGCTCGCCACCCGCATCTCGTTCATGAACGAGCTGGCCAATCTGGCCGAAGTGCTCGGTGCCGATATCGAGCTGGTGCGGCGCGGCATCGGCTCCGACCCGCGCATCGGCTACAGCTTCCTGTATCCGGGCGTCGGCTACGGCGGTTCGTGCTTTCCCAAGGATGTGAAGGCGCTGTGCAGGACCGCGCAGGAGCACGACATGGACCTGCGTGTGCTCCAGGCGGTCGAGGCGGCCAATGACGTACAGAAGATGCGGCTGGTGCACAAGGTAACGGCACGGCTGGGTGAGAACCTTGCCGGCCGGCGCTTCGCGTTATGGGGGCTTGCGTTCAAACCGCGCACCGACGATATGCGCGAGGCGCCCAGCCTTGTGATCGTCAACGAGCTGCTCAGCCGCGGTGCCACTGTCTGTGCATTCGATCCTGTGGCGATGCACGAAGCGCGACGCATCCTGGGCGACCGTATCGACTACGCCGACAGCCCGCTGGCGGCGCTCGCCGGCGCCGATGCGCTGCTGGTCGTCACCGAATGGAAGGAATTCCAGTGCCCGGATTTCGAGCGCATCAAGGCCCTGCTCAAACAGCCCCTGATCTTCGACGGGCGCAATCTGTTCGACCCGCTGGCGGTCAAGGAATACGGAATCGAATATGAAGCCATCGGTCGCCGCTGA
- the rfaE1 gene encoding D-glycero-beta-D-manno-heptose-7-phosphate kinase — protein sequence MKPSVAADLPALRSAIAAARVLVVGDVMLDRYWFGDVERISPEAPVPVARIRRTDERAGGAANVARNIAALGGQATLLAVVGDDEPGNSLERLLHASGVSTQLHRDASIATTVKLRVLAKQQQLLRIDFEEMPSHDVLENKLDDFRRLLAATDVVILSDYGKGGLRHVEAMIAAARAAGKPVLVDPKGDDYSHYRGATLLTPNRSEFRQVMGHWRDDGDFSVKAQSLREQLNLDALLVTRSEEGMTLFRPQGVTHKPTVAREVYDVSGAGDTVIATLGLMLAAGLDLPQAMDWSNRAAGIVVGKLGTAVVQAQELFDGH from the coding sequence ATGAAGCCATCGGTCGCCGCTGACCTGCCCGCACTGCGCAGCGCCATTGCCGCCGCCCGGGTGCTGGTGGTGGGGGATGTGATGCTGGACCGCTACTGGTTCGGTGATGTGGAGCGTATCTCGCCCGAGGCTCCGGTGCCGGTGGCGCGCATCCGCAGGACCGACGAGCGTGCCGGCGGTGCGGCCAATGTGGCACGCAACATCGCGGCATTGGGCGGGCAGGCAACGCTGCTTGCGGTGGTGGGGGACGACGAGCCCGGCAACAGCCTGGAACGCCTGCTGCACGCGAGCGGGGTCAGCACCCAGCTGCACCGTGACGCAAGCATTGCCACCACCGTCAAGCTGCGGGTGCTGGCCAAGCAGCAGCAATTGCTGCGCATCGATTTCGAGGAGATGCCCAGCCACGACGTCCTGGAAAACAAACTGGATGACTTTCGCCGTCTGCTCGCTGCGACCGATGTGGTGATCCTGTCGGACTACGGCAAAGGCGGGCTCAGGCATGTGGAGGCCATGATCGCGGCCGCCCGGGCCGCCGGCAAGCCGGTGCTGGTCGACCCCAAAGGGGACGACTACAGCCACTACCGTGGCGCAACGCTGCTGACACCCAACCGGTCGGAGTTCCGCCAGGTGATGGGGCACTGGCGCGACGACGGCGATTTCTCGGTCAAGGCGCAGTCGCTGCGCGAGCAGCTCAATCTGGATGCCCTGCTGGTGACGCGCAGTGAGGAAGGGATGACGCTGTTCCGGCCGCAGGGCGTGACGCACAAGCCCACCGTGGCACGCGAGGTCTACGATGTCTCGGGTGCGGGCGATACCGTGATCGCCACGTTGGGCCTGATGCTGGCGGCCGGGCTCGATCTGCCGCAGGCGATGGATTGGTCCAACCGGGCCGCCGGCATCGTCGTGGGCAAGCTGGGAACCGCGGT